The nucleotide sequence CATTTTCTAGGTTAAGACCATTGTAAAATACTAAATCAGCTTTAGCGGTTTTAGAAACGTCTTCTGGAAGTGGATCATATTCATGAGGGTCTTGACCTGTTGGAACGATTACATGAATATCAGCGTGATTTTTAGCAACGTTTTTTGCAATATCACCGATAATTGTGTCCGTTGCAACAACAGATACCTTGCATGATGCATTAGTATTTTGTGAACTATCTTTTGACTTTGATTGGCTACATGCAGTTAGTGTAAGACCTAGAACCGCAACAAGGGCTAGTCTAAGAATCGATTTCAGTTTCATTGGATAATCTCCTCCGGTGGATTAGTGTTTGTTTTGGTGAAAAGATGAAGCTAATTGCAAAAATTATAGCCCCCACAATTACAATGCATGAGCCAACAGCAATATTTAAGTTATATCCTATAAACAAACCTAGTACTGAGGTCACTCCACCGAGAGTTGCGGAAACAATAATCATCGACTTTAATTTATTGCAGAACAAGTAAGCTGTTGCCGCTGGCGTAACAAGCAGTGAAACAATTAAGATTGTTCCCACACTTTGCATTGAAACGACTGATACCAACGTAAGCATTGCCATTAATAGGTAATGATATGCGTTGACACGCATTCCAAGTGCTTTGGCCATGGTTGGGTCAAATGAAGTTAATAATAATTCCTTGAAAAATAATCCAACCAAAATTAAAACAACTACTGATACTCCAATAGTTAAATACATATCTTGATCTTGAACTGCCAACACATTTCCAAATAAAATATGAAACAGGTTGGTAGTAGTTGGAACGAGGGCAATCAAAATCACTCCTAGTGCCAAAAAGGTACTAAAGGTAATTCCAATGGCCGTGTCGCTTTTAATGACACTATTCTGTCTGATTAATGTTATTAAAAACGATGCGACAATCCCGAAAATTGCAGCTCCAATTAACGGATGAATTCCAAACATGAACGAGATTGCAACCCCTGGTAACACCGCATGTGAGATTGCATCGCCCATTAAGGACATTCCCCTTAGAATGATAAAACTTCCGATAGTTCCGGCAATTATTCCGATTACTACCGAGGTGATCAAAGCGTTTTGTAAAAAGTGAAACTCTTGAAGTCCACTAATAAAATTAGTAATCATATTATCCTCCCTATACTTCCAGCATTGGCAATCCGTACGCTGCACTCATATTCTTTGAATTGAATGTATCGTCCGTTTTTCCTGCTGCAATCAAGTTCTTCTTAATGATTACCGTATTATCAAAATACTCTGAAACCTTATTCAAATCATGATGAACCATCAAAATCGTCTTTCCTTCAGCTTTAAGTTCACGCAAGATTTTCATAATCGTTGCTTCACTATGAGCATCAATTCCAGCAAATGGTTCATCTAACAGAATTAATTCTGGTTGTTGAATAATACAACGGCCAATCATAACTCGCTGAAGTTGTCCGCCTGATAGTTGGCCAATTTGTCGATCAGCGAATTCGGTCATCTCAATTCGATCCATGACACTTTCGATTTCATGGCGATATTTCTTTTTGCTTAGTCGTTGAAACAACCTTAGCCTTGGCAAGATTCCCAAACCGATTGTTTCTGCAACTGTAATCGGAAAGTTCAGATCAACCTTACTCTTCTGTTGTACGTACCCAATCTTTTTTGCCATTTGGGGAAGGCTCACACCATCAAAGGTTGCTCCTCCTTCGTGGGGGATAACTCCTAAAATGGAATTCAATAGTGTGGATTTCCCCGCACCGTTTGGGCCGATGATTCCAGTAATTGTACCAGTGGGAACTGAAAATGATACATCCGATAGCACTTTCTTCCGATTCTGGTAGACAACACTGACTCCGTTGACAATAAGTATGTGAATCATTCCTTAAAAACTATACCTTAGTAACAAAACATTTTTGACGCTTACTCACCTCCTCGTAAAAAGATATAGGAATTTCCCACCCCCGTCAATAGTAATTTTTACTCTTTAAGAAACAGTGGTCCGCAAAACATTGACATTTCAGCAAAATGCTTTAATATTTAAATGGTATTAGTTACTATTTGTCAAGGAGGCATTCGTATGCGCATCAATATCGTATTACGCAATAAAGAAACTGGCGAAGAATACTTAACCAGTAAAAACCGTCGTAATAACCCAGATAGAATCAAATTGATGAAGTATTCACCAAAACTTCACAAACGAGTTATTTTCGAAGAAAAGAAAAACTAATTAGTCTTTAGGGGATTTGCATTTTTGCAAGTCTCCTTTTTTATTTTAAATTTTATCTTGACAAATCTTTGTGATTGGATTCATAATGTTAAACCGTAACGATTACTATTTACGATTTTGGAGATGATAGGTCATTTGAATGATAATTTTGTTTTGCTCTGCTCGCTCGTAATGATTCCCATGATTTTCTTTGTCCCGGTAATGTACATAAACAGCTACCCCGATAGCGAATCAGACAATCATCTAACATCAATGATTACCGCATTACTCTGTGGAATTGCTTGTTGGATAATCTTCGGTAACTCTGAATCTTTCCACTTTGGTTTTTCTAGTCTAAGTCTCCAAAGTGGGAATCCAGACATAACATTACTCTCACAAATGTGCTTTTATTTGTATTCAATCGTAATGTTTACCGGAACTGTTCTAAGAAATGCCAGCTGGAAATTCTTTGTCGGCTTTATCCCCCTCTGGACGCTATTGGTCTACGCCCCAATTGCGAACCTAATTTGGTCACCGACCGGAGTTCTCTATAAAATGGGAGCTCTAGACTTTTCCGGCGGGCTAGTTGTCCATTTGACCGCAGGATTGACCAGCCTAATTTTGTCAGTTTTTATGCGAAACAACCGAATTAAATTACCCAAAGATAACCAACTGCTAAATTACGTTGCCACCTTGTTTATCCTAACCGGCTGGCTTGGCTTTAACCTTGCCCCCGCAGGTGTATTCAGCAACGGTGGATCCTCGATCATCGTAAATACCTTAGTTGCAGTTATCGGATCAGTAATTGGCTGGACATACAGCAGTAACCTTGGACTTTCTTCAGATGCAGGTGCCGTGTACAACGGGATTATCTGTGGACTCGTTGCCAGTACAGCTCTCGTAGCCTACGTTTCAACCTTATCAATGCTCATTGTAGCGTTAGTTAGTGGCATTATTTGCCACTACATGTGTGAGCTCCTGTCAGCATCAGACATCTTCCATGATCCAGTCGATTCATTTGCAATAAATGGTATCGGTGGAATTGTTGGAACTCTTGGTTTAATTCTGTTTGCAAGCCCAATTGTCAACAAAGATGGCGCAATTGGATTACTTGCAGGTGGTTTTAACTTTACTGGTGTTGAATTATTAACCCTCCTCACCACAACTCTAATTACGTTACTTGGCACATTGATCAGTTTAGGAATTGTAAAGGCTATAAAGGAGCTTAAAGTCCGAACAGGAAAGGAAGAAGCATTTTGAACGTTAACTACTCAGTCGCAATAATTGGGGCAGGTCCCGCTGGGATTGGCCTTGGAACAGCCTTGCAAAATTACGGAATCAATAACTTCGTAATTCTAGAAAAGGATTATGTGGGTGCTACTTTCGATAAATGGAATAAAGAGACTCACTTCATTTCACCATCCTTTACTACGAATGGTTTTGGTGCACCCGATTTAAATTCCATTACAACAGATACTTCACCAGCATATTCAATCAATTCAGAACATCCCTCTGGAAAGCAATATGCAAATTACCTTCGCTTAGTAGCGATGATGAATCATCTACCCGTCATTCAAAACACAGCGGTTAAAGATATTATCCCTTCTGGAAACCACTATGAATTGATGCTTTCATCATCAGAAGTGATTGAGGCTCAATATGTATTTATTGGAATTGGTGACTATTCATATCCTTATCGCCCTGACATTTCAGGGAGCAACTATGGGCTGCACTACGTGGATATTCAAGATTACGACGATTTTGAACGCAAACCGCAAACCATCATCGGTGGTAATGAAGCTGGCATTGATATCGCTGTCAATCTTGCCAAACGAGGTATCCCGTCAACAATTTATACCGACGAAAGTGGTCTCGAATCAAAATCAGCTGATCCTAGCAAAAGATTATCAACCTACACCACCAGTCGTTATTTGAACTATGCGAATATGATTAATATTGAGTCTAATAAGAAACTCGTGGCTATTAAAAAAACAACCTCTGAATATAACCTCACATTTCGTGATGCCTCAACAGCAATATCACAAACCAGACCAATATTTGCAACCGGGTTTGCGGTTTCGCAAAGCCCATTGATCAGTAATCTCTTCGAAGTTAGTTCAAATCGTCCTGTACTCACAGCCTCCGACGAATCAACAATCCATCCCAATGTCTTTTTGATTGGTCCACAGGTAACACATGACGACGTAGTACTTTGTTACATCTATAAATACCGCCAACGTTTTGCACCGTTGGCAGAAGAAATTCTAGCTCGCAACAATCTGGCAGCTAATCCACAAATCACTCAAGCGTACAAAAACGCAAACATGTTTTTAGATGACTTTGACGATTGTGATGTAAACTGCGAGTGTTGATGTACCGAAAGGAGAATTCCTTTGGAGAAACAAGATCTTGCTTCTGCTTACCGGCGAATGAAGAGTCCTAACATTAAGACTCGTAAGCGTGCCTTGAAAATCATTCACGAAGTTAAGCGACAAAAGAAGCACAATGCATTGGCAAGTAAGTAATTAAAAAATAGACCTAATTCTGAGTTGCCCCTCAGCGTTAGGTCTATTTTTTATACTCCAGCTTTTTTCATGTTCAAAGCTAGTTTAGTTCTCATTAAATCCGTTTGTGTAATTGGATTAAACCCATTTTTACTCTTAGCAACCTTCTGATAATCAAAAATCTCAGGTCTTTGACTCGACCAGTACATTACGTCAGTTTTGTTTGGTGAATGCTCTAGTCCAAACACATGCCCAAATTCATGGGTGATGATATTTGCATATTGGAATTTACGTGCCTTATAAGCCGTACCATTCTTGTCAATTGAGCTTTGGACTTCTTCTAATTGCTTCTGAACATAGTCAATTTGCTGTTGTCTGTAATGTTCCACTTTTGAATAATAATCTGGATCAGACTTTCCTATCTGGTTCGCATACGCCACAATCTTGCGATTAGCGACCGCAGAAAACTGGCTCAAGGATTTCTTCAACATTTCATTTCGGATGCCACTAACGGACAATTTATAGTAATAATCACGAACTTGCATTTTCTTTAGTTTTGGAATCCACCATGCATCGCCTGTATCTACTCCAGAGGTAATTGGTTCCTTAGAAACTGAAAACGTCAGAGTATGGCTACGCTTAGTCCCATACGTAATTACCTTCTTACCTAATTTTTGGTTCCAATAGTTAACTGCTAATTTAATACTAGATCTTAGAGTCTTGTTTTTAGTTGCCACATAGATTTTGGCGTGACCATTCTTAGTCAGGGCAGTCTGTAAACTATAAGTAATGCGATACTTCTTGGCAATTGTCTTAGCATGACTTCGATAGTAAGTTTTCGTTTTTTTAAGCATCGTCGCAGACGGTTTAACACTGCTAGCATGCACATTAGAGCTTGTTGGAAAGGCAAATAGTGTCAAGGATAAAACTGAAATCATCAGTAGTTTTATCCGTAAGTTAAGCTTGGTTGTCATGAAAATCCCTCCTCAAAAATAAGCATACCACGTTTCCGCATGTTTGCAGTTTTGGATAAACTAAAAAACACAAACAGTTTCATTAGAAAATGTTTGTGTCCAATAGGTTATGAAGTTTAATTATTTTTCAGCGTTCTTCAAAATCTTTTCAAGTTGGCTGTATTGGCTAACCATCCATGATTTGTATGTCTTACCAGCTGGTAAGGTTTCCGTTACAGGTAATACGGGAACTCCGCTTTTCTTTGAAAGAGAAACCATGTTATCAACGGTCTTTGAATCAACTTGCTTGTTAAATACGAAGAAAGCAATCTTCTTTCCTTTGATTCCTTCTTGCATATTCTTAATTGTACTTGGAGCTTGATCAACATCGTTTTCAGTGTCTTCTTCAAACTTCTTATTTCCAACCTTAAAGCCAGCAGCTTCAAGAGCGTAATCAAAAACAGGTTCACTTACATAAACTAATTTTGAATCTGACTTCTTAGCAATTGCATTCAAACTATCAATCTTTTCATTAATTGGCTTCAATGAATTGATGTACTTTTGAGCATTCTTTTTAAAGTATGCCTTGTTCTTAGGTTGAATTTTACCAAAACGAGCTGCTAATGCATTAGCAAGTTTGGGCATAGTTTCTGGCTTGTACCACAAGTGAGGATTGTCACCATCTTTTTTGTTTAATAGTGATTCCCCAACCTTAATGTACTTAACATCTGAATTGTTCTTAACCAGTTTATTCATCCAGCCATCATAGCCCACACCATTAGCTACGGCAACGTTTGCCTTAGCAACTTCAGTACCGACTTTAGTAGTTGGTGTGTAATCATGAGGGTCTACATTAGGATTATTAATAATTGAAGTAACCTTACCCTTGTCCCCAACAACAGCCTTGGCAACTTCACCATAAAAATCAGTGGTAGTAACAACATTAATCTTACCGCTCTTGGCGTTAGATCCCCCATTAGATGAACAACCAGCGATAAAGAAAATTAGTGAAAACAACGCAGCGAGTAGAACAAAAAATCTTGATTTCTTGACCAAAACGACGATCTCCTTTTTCTAAATAGTAATCAATACTTTTTACATTATGATGTATAAGTTTTAACTTGTCAATAAGTTTTAGACAAATGTCACAAGATGGGAAATTAATTTAATTGTTGATACATTTTGAAAGAATGTGGTTACATCCAGGAGATATAGCAAAATTACCAATTAATAGTCAATGATTCCATCAATTTTTGCCGCTAAACATAAAAAATGCCCACAAGATTAAATAATAATCTTGTGGACGCTTTTTAAAGTAGTGATTAGTGATTACCGCTTAGCACTCTATTTAGAACGGCTTCACCGAGCAGTTCACTCTCCTAAGCACAAATTTTTGTCCGCGCGTTTCACTTGCTCGCTCCAAAATTTGCGACTTAGTGCTCGTGAACTCCCGCTGGGTTCAGCACTCTTTCTTAGAACGGCTTCCAACCTCAGACTTTTCTCTTAGCTCCAAATTTTGCCTTGCGCACTTCGTTTGCTCGCTTTCGATTTTTCCGTTAATGATCGATGAATCCCGTTTAGCTCAGCACTCTTTTACTTTCCATTCTTATCCACCGCTACAAGGCCACCAGCCAAATTATCAAAGTTTGGCTTGTCCGCCTTGACGATGAGTTGTTCATTAACGAACGCCATCTGACCAATATGGCTCATTTCACGGCCATATCCTGAGTTCTTAACTCCACCAAATGGAATTTCTGGCAATGAAACCATGAAGTTATTTACAAAGACCATTCCAGTCTCAACTTGGGAAGCAACTTCAGCAGCATGTTCTGTATCACCGCCAAATACAATCCCACCTAATCCGAACATTGAATCATTAGCAAGTTCAATTGCCTCTTCTTCGCTATGGACCTTGTATACATGAGCGACTGGTCCGAACATTTCTTCACTGTATGCTGGGTTGTCCTTAGTAATATTAGTCAAAATAGTTGGCTTGAAGAATTGACCGGGAAGATCAATTGGTTCATTATCATATTCAACGGTAGCACCAGCAGCAACCGCACGATCAACTTGATCTTGTAGCTTATTCTTAGCTTTTTCTGAGTTCATTGGTGCCAACGTTGTGTCATCATCCATTGGATCACCAGGTTTAACTGCAGCAAAGTTTTCCTTTAATTTTTCAACAAACTCATCGTAAAGGTTATCCATAACAATGAATCTCTTTGATGAAGTACATACTTGACCGGCATTATAGAGTCTTGCTCTCCACGCAACGTTGTTAACATCATCGATATTGGCATCACCGAGAACAATAAACGCATCCATTCCACCAAGTTCCATAGTGTTTTTCTTCAAGTTTTTACCAGCAGCTTCAGCAACTGAACGGCCACCACGTTCTGAACCAGTCAAGGCAACACCCTGAATTCTAGGGTCAGAAACAGCTTCAGTAACTTGGTCGTAGCTTAAGAACAAATTAGTAAGTGAACCCTTAGGAGCACCTGCCTCTTCAACAACATCTGCAAACATTTGTGCTGATGTTGGGGTGTTTGATGCATGCTTCAAAATCATTGTATTCCCAACCATGAAGTTTGGTGCAAACACACGCATAATTTGGTAATAAGGGAAGTTCCATGGCTCAACCATCATAATTACCCCGGTAGCGTGCTTTTGAACTTCTGCTTCACCAGTGGCAATAGTATCAATCTTATCAGGTTTTAATAATTCTTCTGAATGATCTGCAAACCAGTCTGCAATAATTGCACAAAGCTCAACTTCACCCTTTGATT is from Lentilactobacillus curieae and encodes:
- a CDS encoding metal ABC transporter permease, which gives rise to MITNFISGLQEFHFLQNALITSVVIGIIAGTIGSFIILRGMSLMGDAISHAVLPGVAISFMFGIHPLIGAAIFGIVASFLITLIRQNSVIKSDTAIGITFSTFLALGVILIALVPTTTNLFHILFGNVLAVQDQDMYLTIGVSVVVLILVGLFFKELLLTSFDPTMAKALGMRVNAYHYLLMAMLTLVSVVSMQSVGTILIVSLLVTPAATAYLFCNKLKSMIIVSATLGGVTSVLGLFIGYNLNIAVGSCIVIVGAIIFAISFIFSPKQTLIHRRRLSNETEIDS
- a CDS encoding metal ABC transporter ATP-binding protein → MIGPNGAGKSTLLNSILGVIPHEGGATFDGVSLPQMAKKIGYVQQKSKVDLNFPITVAETIGLGILPRLRLFQRLSKKKYRHEIESVMDRIEMTEFADRQIGQLSGGQLQRVMIGRCIIQQPELILLDEPFAGIDAHSEATIMKILRELKAEGKTILMVHHDLNKVSEYFDNTVIIKKNLIAAGKTDDTFNSKNMSAAYGLPMLEV
- the rpmG gene encoding 50S ribosomal protein L33 gives rise to the protein MRINIVLRNKETGEEYLTSKNRRNNPDRIKLMKYSPKLHKRVIFEEKKN
- a CDS encoding ammonium transporter, with translation MIGHLNDNFVLLCSLVMIPMIFFVPVMYINSYPDSESDNHLTSMITALLCGIACWIIFGNSESFHFGFSSLSLQSGNPDITLLSQMCFYLYSIVMFTGTVLRNASWKFFVGFIPLWTLLVYAPIANLIWSPTGVLYKMGALDFSGGLVVHLTAGLTSLILSVFMRNNRIKLPKDNQLLNYVATLFILTGWLGFNLAPAGVFSNGGSSIIVNTLVAVIGSVIGWTYSSNLGLSSDAGAVYNGIICGLVASTALVAYVSTLSMLIVALVSGIICHYMCELLSASDIFHDPVDSFAINGIGGIVGTLGLILFASPIVNKDGAIGLLAGGFNFTGVELLTLLTTTLITLLGTLISLGIVKAIKELKVRTGKEEAF
- a CDS encoding NAD(P)/FAD-dependent oxidoreductase is translated as MNVNYSVAIIGAGPAGIGLGTALQNYGINNFVILEKDYVGATFDKWNKETHFISPSFTTNGFGAPDLNSITTDTSPAYSINSEHPSGKQYANYLRLVAMMNHLPVIQNTAVKDIIPSGNHYELMLSSSEVIEAQYVFIGIGDYSYPYRPDISGSNYGLHYVDIQDYDDFERKPQTIIGGNEAGIDIAVNLAKRGIPSTIYTDESGLESKSADPSKRLSTYTTSRYLNYANMINIESNKKLVAIKKTTSEYNLTFRDASTAISQTRPIFATGFAVSQSPLISNLFEVSSNRPVLTASDESTIHPNVFLIGPQVTHDDVVLCYIYKYRQRFAPLAEEILARNNLAANPQITQAYKNANMFLDDFDDCDVNCEC
- a CDS encoding putative metal homeostasis protein, whose amino-acid sequence is MEKQDLASAYRRMKSPNIKTRKRALKIIHEVKRQKKHNALASK
- a CDS encoding matrixin family metalloprotease; protein product: MTTKLNLRIKLLMISVLSLTLFAFPTSSNVHASSVKPSATMLKKTKTYYRSHAKTIAKKYRITYSLQTALTKNGHAKIYVATKNKTLRSSIKLAVNYWNQKLGKKVITYGTKRSHTLTFSVSKEPITSGVDTGDAWWIPKLKKMQVRDYYYKLSVSGIRNEMLKKSLSQFSAVANRKIVAYANQIGKSDPDYYSKVEHYRQQQIDYVQKQLEEVQSSIDKNGTAYKARKFQYANIITHEFGHVFGLEHSPNKTDVMYWSSQRPEIFDYQKVAKSKNGFNPITQTDLMRTKLALNMKKAGV
- a CDS encoding metal ABC transporter solute-binding protein; amino-acid sequence: MVKKSRFFVLLAALFSLIFFIAGCSSNGGSNAKSGKINVVTTTDFYGEVAKAVVGDKGKVTSIINNPNVDPHDYTPTTKVGTEVAKANVAVANGVGYDGWMNKLVKNNSDVKYIKVGESLLNKKDGDNPHLWYKPETMPKLANALAARFGKIQPKNKAYFKKNAQKYINSLKPINEKIDSLNAIAKKSDSKLVYVSEPVFDYALEAAGFKVGNKKFEEDTENDVDQAPSTIKNMQEGIKGKKIAFFVFNKQVDSKTVDNMVSLSKKSGVPVLPVTETLPAGKTYKSWMVSQYSQLEKILKNAEK
- a CDS encoding NAD-dependent succinate-semialdehyde dehydrogenase → MAYKTVNPYTNEVVKEYPETTEAELSSAIDTSYKLFKQFKKQPISERSKILHAVAANIRKHSDELAKAATVDMGKLLRESKGEVELCAIIADWFADHSEELLKPDKIDTIATGEAEVQKHATGVIMMVEPWNFPYYQIMRVFAPNFMVGNTMILKHASNTPTSAQMFADVVEEAGAPKGSLTNLFLSYDQVTEAVSDPRIQGVALTGSERGGRSVAEAAGKNLKKNTMELGGMDAFIVLGDANIDDVNNVAWRARLYNAGQVCTSSKRFIVMDNLYDEFVEKLKENFAAVKPGDPMDDDTTLAPMNSEKAKNKLQDQVDRAVAAGATVEYDNEPIDLPGQFFKPTILTNITKDNPAYSEEMFGPVAHVYKVHSEEEAIELANDSMFGLGGIVFGGDTEHAAEVASQVETGMVFVNNFMVSLPEIPFGGVKNSGYGREMSHIGQMAFVNEQLIVKADKPNFDNLAGGLVAVDKNGK